A region of Gracilinanus agilis isolate LMUSP501 chromosome 3, AgileGrace, whole genome shotgun sequence DNA encodes the following proteins:
- the LOC123241115 gene encoding olfactory receptor 52B2-like, with product MAATNHTFHPAVFLLWGISGLEELHIWISIPFCTMYVVALGGNSLLIIFICMEHSLHEPMYFFLAMLSLSDLLLSTAIMPKMLAIFWFEDRVISFQACITQMFSVIDIFVMESTVLLAMAFDRYVAICYPLRYTMILTPSVIKKIVGFSLARGMILSFPFVFLVEQLPFCVNNIITNTYCELPTVARLVCGDITAINIYTLVLCFLSTGLDVIFISISYTFILRAVFRLPSHDAQLKALGTCSSHVCVILMFYLPAYLTVLISHLHCAVLLTNLYVVVPPALNPIIYGVRTKQIRDHIIRWFSHLGRACLAGDVMDN from the coding sequence ATGGCTGCCACTAATCACACCTTCCATCCAGCTGTTTTCCTCCTTTGGGGCATCTCAGGTCTAGAGGAACTGCACATCTGGATCTCCATCCCCTTCTGCACCATGTATGTAGTGGCCCTTGGAGGTAACTCCTTGTTGATCATATTTATCTGTATGGAGCACAGTCTACATGAACCCATGTACTTCTTCCTGGCCATGTTGTCCCTGTCGGACCTTTTGCTCTCTACTGCTATCATGCCCAAGATGTTGGCCATTTTCTGGTTTGAAGATAGAGTCATTTCTTTCCAGGCCTGCATTACCCAGATGTTCTCTGTCATCGACATTTTTGTCATGGAGTCAACAGTTCTTCTGGCCATGGCATTTGACCGCTATGTGGCCATCTGCTATCCATTGAGATATACCATGATCCTGACCCCCtctgtgataaaaaaaattgtgggCTTTTCTCTAGCCAGAGGTAtgatcctcagtttcccttttgtCTTCCTAGTTGAGCAACTGCCATTCTGTGTAAATAACATTATTACTAATACTTACTGTGAACTGCCTACGGTTGCCAGGCTGGTCTGTGGAGATATCACAGCCATTAACATTTATACACTAGTGTTGTGCTTTTTGTCCACAGGCTTAGATGTCATCTTCATTTCCATCTCCTACACTTTTATTCTCCGAGCTGTCTTCAGACTCCCATCCCATGATGCCCAACTCAAGGCTCTGGGCACCTGCAGTTCACATGTCTGTGTCATCCTCATGTTCTACCTACCAGCTTACCTGACAGTGCTGATAAGCCACTTGCACTGTGCAGTCCTGCTGACTAATCTCTATGTGGTTGTGCCTCCTGCACTGAACCCCATTATATATGGTGTCAGGACAAAACAAATCCGGGATCACATCATCCGCTGGTTCTCCCATTTGGGCAGGGCATGCTTAGCTGGAGATGTCATGGATAATTGA
- the LOC123241114 gene encoding olfactory receptor 52Z1-like, whose amino-acid sequence MAATNHTFHPAVFLLWGISGLEELHIWISIPFCTMYVVALGGNSLLIIFICMEHSLHEPMYLFLAMLSLSDLLLSTAIMPKMLAIFWFEDRVISFQDCITQMFSVIAIFVMESTVLLAMAFDRYVAICYPLRYTMILSPSVIRKIAGFSLARGLLITSPFIFLVEQLPFCGNNIITNTYCELPKISRLACADITAINIYTLVLSFLSTGLDVILISISYTFILQAVFRLPSRDAQLKALGTCSSHVCVILMFYIPAYLTVLISHIQYGILLTNLYVVVPPALNPIIYGVRTKQIRDHIIRRFSQLGRACFAGDVRNN is encoded by the coding sequence ATGGCTGCCACTAATCACACCTTCCATCCAGCTGTTTTCCTCCTTTGGGGCATCTCAGGTCTAGAGGAACTGCACATCTGGATCTCCATCCCCTTCTGCACCATGTATGTAGTGGCCCTTGGAGGTAACTCCTTGTTGATCATATTTATCTGTATGGAGCACAGTCTACATGAACCCATGTACCTCTTCCTGGCCATGTTGTCCCTGTCGGACCTTTTGCTCTCCACTGCTATCATGCCCAAGATGTTGGCCATTTTTTGGTTTGAAGACAGAGTCATTTCTTTCCAGGACTGCATCACTCAGATGTTCTCTGTCATCGCCATCTTTGTCATGGAGTCAACAGTTCTTCTGGCCATGGCATTTGACCGCTATGTGGCCATCTGCTATCCATTGAGATATACCATGATTCTGTCCCCCTCTGTGATCAGGAAAATAGCGGGATTTTCTCTGGCCAGAGGACTGCTCATCACTTCCCCTTTCATCTTCCTAGTTGAGCAGCTGCCATTTTGTGGAAATAACATAATTACCAATACTTACTGTGAACTTCCTAAAATTTCCAGACTGGCCTGTGCAGATATCACAGCCATTAACATTTATACACTAGTGTTGTCCTTCTTGTCCACGGGTTTAGACGtcatcctcatctccatctcatACACTTTTATTCTCCAAGCTGTCTTCAGACTCCCATCCCGTGATGCCCAACTCAAGGCCCTGGGCACCTGCAGTTCACATGTCTGTGTCATCCTCATGTTCTACATACCAGCCTACCTGACAGTGTTGATCAGCCACATTCAGTATGGGATCCTGCTGACTAATCTCTATGTGGTTGTACCCCCTGCACTGAACCCCATTATATATGGTGTCAGGACTAAACAAATCCGGGATCACATCATACGCAGGTTCTCCCAATTGGGCAGGGCATGCTTTGCTGGAGATGTCAGGAATAATTGA
- the LOC123241116 gene encoding olfactory receptor 52Z1-like has translation MGMSKQEKQSNIKILTLSQNLQSNQQGNSLLIIFIWIEHSLHEPMYLFLAMLAMSDILLSSAIMPKMMEIFWFQDRVIPFQTCITQMFFVFVIFIMESTVLLAMAFDRYVAICYPLRYTMILTPSVIKKIVGFSVARGLILSAPFVFLVEQLPFCGNNIIADTYCAEAKISTMACGDKTAINIYTLVLCFLSTGLDVILISISYTFILRAVFRLPSRDAQLKALGTCSSHVCVILMFYLPAYLTLLISHLHCAVLLTNLYVVVPPALNPIIYGVRTKQIRDHIIRRFSHWTGHA, from the exons ATGGGAATGTCAAAACAG GAGAAACAAAGCAATATAAAGATACTTACCCTCTCTCAGAATTTACAGTCCAACCAGCAAG GTAACTCCTTGTTGATCATATTCATCTGGATAGAGCACAGTCTACATGAACCTATGTACCTCTTCCTGGCCATGTTGGCTATGTCAGATATTTTGCTCTCCAGCGCTATCATGCCCAAGATGATGGAAATTTTTTGGTTCCAGGATAGAGTCATACCTTTCCAGACTTGCATTACCCAGATGTTCTttgtttttgtcatctttatcaTGGAGTCCACAGTTCTTCTTGCCATGGCATTTGACCGCTATGTGGCCATCTGCTATCCATTGAGATACACCATGATTCTGACCCCCTCTGTGATCAAAAAAATTGTGGGATTTTCTGTGGCCAGAGGCCTGATCCTCAGTGCCCCTTTTGTCTTCCTAGTTGAGCAGCTGCCATTCTGTGGAAATAACATCATTGCAGACACTTATTGTGCAGAAGCTAAGATTTCTACAATGGCCTGTGGAGATAAAACAGCCATTAATATTTATACACTAGTGTTGTGCTTCTTATCCACAGGCTTAGATGtcatcctcatctccatctcttacACTTTTATTCTCCGAGCTGTCTTCAGACTCCCATCTCGTGATGCCCAACTCAAGGCTCTGGGCACCTGCAGTTCACATGTCTGTGTCATCCTCATGTTCTACCTACCAGCTTACCTGACATTGCTGATAAGTCACTTGCACTGTGCAGTCCTGCTGACTAATCTCTATGTGGTTGTACCCCCTGCACTGAACCCCATTATATATGGTGTCAGGACTAAACAAATCCGGGATCATATCATACGCAGGTTCTCCCATTGGACAGGGCATGCTTAG